Proteins encoded in a region of the Phaenicophaeus curvirostris isolate KB17595 chromosome 1, BPBGC_Pcur_1.0, whole genome shotgun sequence genome:
- the EFCAB10 gene encoding EF-hand calcium-binding domain-containing protein 10, whose protein sequence is MAAGGQQPQREHGSPEPLLGERQCREYLRQHRLPELLHRLAALLLHHRPERPREFLLAALERVKAGRRAEGEFPDLLDDADLGALFGLLDVLGQGRISGAQGRAALKTLGLGTEDLRFGDDASITLDEFKEEVKKKMLESWAVY, encoded by the exons ATGGCGGCGGGCGGGCAGCAGCCTCAACGCGAGCACGGGAGCCCCGAGCCGCTGCTCGGCGAGCGGCAGTGCCGGGAGTACCTGCGGCAGCACCGCCTCCCCGAGCTGCTGCACCGCCTGGCCGCGCTGCTGCTCCACCACCGGCCCG AGAGGCCGCGCGAGTTCCTGCTGGCGGCGCTGGAGAGGGTGAAGGCCGGGAGGCGAGCGGAGGGCGAGTTCCCCGACCTGCTGGACGACGCCGACCTGGGGGCGCTGTTCGGGCTGCTGGACGTGCTGGGCCAGGGCCGCATCTCGGGCGCGCAGGGCAGGGCGG CGCTTAAAACGCTGGGACTGGGCACTGAAGACCTGCGGTTTGGAGATGATGCAAGTATCACGCTGGATGAATTCAAGGAAGAAGT gaagaaaaagatgctgGAGAGCTGGGCCGTGTATTAG